From the Nocardiopsis changdeensis genome, one window contains:
- a CDS encoding DUF4439 domain-containing protein: MSDADLSVEAADDGPAALAEALAAEHAAVYGYEFAGGAGGDLDYRTRAGEAALVHKALRDELHALSVAAGVDPAPALATYPLPASRDDAALDSFLLGLEEATARAYAWLSAARDTDLRTAGARGLQEAAVRVVEGGGEPGALPGFDEA, from the coding sequence GTGAGTGACGCGGACCTGTCCGTCGAGGCGGCCGACGACGGCCCCGCGGCCCTGGCGGAGGCCCTGGCCGCCGAGCACGCGGCGGTGTACGGGTACGAGTTCGCGGGCGGGGCCGGGGGCGACCTCGACTACCGCACCCGGGCCGGGGAGGCGGCGCTGGTGCACAAGGCGCTGCGTGACGAACTGCACGCCCTGTCGGTGGCCGCGGGCGTGGACCCGGCGCCCGCGCTGGCGACCTACCCCCTGCCGGCGTCGCGCGACGACGCCGCCCTGGACTCCTTCCTGCTGGGGCTGGAGGAGGCGACGGCCCGCGCCTACGCGTGGCTGTCGGCCGCCCGCGACACCGACCTGCGCACCGCGGGGGCCCGCGGCCTCCAGGAGGCGGCGGTCCGGGTGGTCGAAGGCGGCGGGGAGCCCGGCGCCCTGCCGGGCTTCGACGAGGCCTAG
- a CDS encoding ferritin-like domain-containing protein encodes MGEVGISRRTVLGAAAAVAGAVGLSGCGGADWYPADVTPDEHVVRSLLWEKELVAARYAAAIETGSGPSDLLERLRAHHLEHVDALTAALPEKSAAEESAAPSGEPTDPAPDTAPDAEGLRVLEASAAAARIDQAAAVSDPGLAQLISGIGACEAVHAHLLARA; translated from the coding sequence GTGGGCGAGGTCGGGATCAGCCGCCGTACGGTCCTGGGCGCGGCGGCGGCGGTCGCCGGGGCCGTCGGCCTGAGCGGGTGCGGCGGGGCCGACTGGTATCCGGCCGACGTGACCCCCGACGAGCACGTGGTCCGCTCGCTGCTGTGGGAGAAGGAGCTGGTCGCGGCCCGCTACGCCGCGGCGATCGAGACCGGCTCGGGGCCGTCCGACCTGTTGGAGCGGTTGCGCGCCCACCACCTGGAGCACGTGGACGCCCTGACGGCGGCGCTGCCCGAGAAGTCGGCGGCGGAGGAGTCGGCGGCCCCGTCCGGGGAGCCGACCGACCCGGCCCCGGACACCGCGCCCGACGCCGAGGGGCTGCGGGTGCTGGAGGCCTCGGCCGCGGCGGCCCGCATCGACCAGGCGGCGGCGGTGTCCGACCCCGGCCTGGCCCAGCTGATCAGCGGTATCGGGGCCTGTGAGGCCGTGCACGCCCACCTGCTGGCGCGCGCGTGA
- a CDS encoding proline--tRNA ligase — translation MSTLFLRTLREDPADAEVPSHKLLVRGGYVRRAAPGVYSWLPLGKIVLENVARVVREEMNAMGGQELLLPALLPKEYYEATGRWEEYGDTLFRLQDRKGADYLLGPTHEEVFTLLVKGEYSSYKDFPVILYQIQEKFRDEARPRAGVLRGREFHMKDSYSFDIDDAGLQESYDKHRAAYIRIFDRLGLEYVIVKATSGAMGGSASEEFLAVAPTGEDTFVRSTGSDYAANVEAVATPAPAALPVEGLPEAKVHHTPDTATIRTLVDFLNGLDLGRDFSEADTLKNVLVKTRAPGSGEWELLAIGLPGDREVDFKRLEAALEPAEVALLDEADFAANPFLAKGYIGPRALLDNKVRYLVDPRVVTGTAWVTGADRTDHHVIDLVAGRDFTPDGVIDVAEVRDGDPSPDGQGTLYTARGIEIGHIFQLGRKYTDAFQVDALGPDGKPKRITMGSYGIGVSRVVASVVEQSHDDKGIVWPREIAPADVHVIGTGKGDQIEEALRIAGELEARGLRVLVDDRKGVSPGVKFTDAELLGVPTAVIIGRGLADGVVELRDRATGEREEVALDAIVERAAAACRA, via the coding sequence ATGTCGACCCTGTTCCTGCGCACCCTGCGTGAGGACCCGGCGGACGCCGAGGTGCCGAGCCACAAGCTGCTGGTCCGCGGCGGCTACGTGCGCCGCGCCGCCCCCGGCGTCTACTCCTGGCTGCCTCTGGGCAAGATCGTCCTGGAGAACGTCGCCCGCGTGGTGCGCGAGGAGATGAACGCCATGGGCGGCCAGGAGCTGCTGCTGCCCGCGCTGCTGCCCAAGGAGTACTACGAGGCGACCGGCCGCTGGGAGGAGTACGGCGACACCCTCTTCCGCCTCCAGGACCGCAAGGGCGCCGACTACCTGCTCGGCCCCACGCACGAGGAGGTCTTCACCCTCCTGGTCAAGGGCGAGTACTCCTCCTACAAGGACTTCCCGGTCATCCTGTACCAGATCCAGGAGAAGTTCCGCGACGAGGCCCGGCCCCGGGCCGGCGTGCTGCGCGGCCGCGAGTTCCACATGAAGGACTCCTACTCCTTCGACATCGACGACGCCGGGCTCCAGGAGTCCTACGACAAGCACCGGGCCGCCTACATCCGGATCTTCGACCGGCTGGGCCTGGAGTACGTCATCGTCAAGGCCACCTCCGGCGCCATGGGCGGCTCGGCCTCCGAGGAGTTCCTCGCGGTCGCGCCCACCGGCGAGGACACCTTCGTGCGCAGCACGGGGTCGGACTACGCCGCCAACGTCGAGGCGGTCGCCACCCCGGCCCCCGCCGCCCTGCCGGTCGAGGGGCTGCCCGAGGCGAAGGTCCACCACACCCCGGACACCGCCACCATCCGCACCCTCGTCGACTTCCTCAACGGTCTCGACCTGGGCCGCGACTTCAGCGAGGCCGACACCCTCAAGAACGTCCTGGTCAAGACCCGCGCCCCGGGCTCGGGCGAGTGGGAGCTGCTGGCCATCGGGCTGCCGGGCGACCGCGAGGTGGACTTCAAGCGCCTGGAGGCCGCCCTGGAGCCCGCCGAGGTGGCGCTGCTGGACGAGGCGGACTTCGCCGCCAACCCGTTCCTGGCCAAGGGCTACATCGGCCCCCGCGCGCTGCTCGACAACAAGGTCCGCTACCTGGTCGACCCGCGCGTGGTCACCGGCACCGCCTGGGTGACCGGCGCCGACCGGACCGACCACCACGTCATCGACCTGGTGGCGGGGCGCGACTTCACCCCGGACGGCGTCATCGACGTCGCCGAGGTCCGCGACGGCGACCCCTCCCCGGACGGGCAGGGCACCCTGTACACCGCGCGGGGCATCGAGATCGGCCATATCTTCCAGCTGGGCCGCAAGTACACCGACGCCTTCCAGGTCGACGCCCTGGGCCCGGACGGCAAGCCCAAGCGCATCACCATGGGCTCCTACGGCATCGGCGTCTCCCGGGTGGTGGCCTCGGTCGTCGAGCAGTCCCACGACGACAAGGGCATCGTCTGGCCGCGCGAGATCGCCCCGGCCGACGTGCACGTCATCGGCACCGGCAAGGGCGACCAGATCGAGGAGGCGCTGCGCATCGCCGGTGAGCTGGAGGCCCGCGGGCTGCGCGTGCTGGTGGACGACCGCAAGGGCGTCTCGCCTGGTGTGAAGTTCACCGACGCCGAGCTGCTGGGCGTGCCCACCGCCGTCATCATCGGCCGCGGCCTGGCCGACGGCGTGGTGGAGCTGCGCGACCGCGCCACCGGGGAGCGCGAGGAGGTCGCCCTGGACGCGATCGTCGAGCGCGCCGCGGCCGCCTGCCGCGCCTGA
- a CDS encoding sensor histidine kinase, producing the protein MTALLPRPARTDAWIALGLLLLSAGSTFVVQVADPATGARDPWPWGYALIAVASLSLLWRTAFPCAVGLVSVSAATVYYPLGFPDGVVMACTAVMLYSLVRWGYRTFGWTLGIVQFLAVNGYELAANETFRPEALGIVGWVLVLLCAGEVVRWRQEYLKADREREAEADRTREEELLRRASEERLRLARDVHDTVAHNISLINVQAGTALYLMESEPERASQALATIKQTSKDTLVELRAILGVLRAADEGAPRSPVAGVDRIDEVAEAARGAGIAVEVKVAGTPVRLPVGTDSAAYRTVQEALTNVVRHAEADRATVLVDYLPDAVVVEVADNGRGTLGSPAAGNGISGMRERAALVGGTVDAGPLEGGGFRVRARLPITGSEERTG; encoded by the coding sequence GTGACAGCACTACTCCCGCGCCCCGCACGGACCGACGCCTGGATCGCCCTGGGCCTGCTCCTGCTGTCGGCGGGCAGCACGTTCGTGGTCCAGGTGGCGGATCCCGCGACCGGCGCGCGCGACCCCTGGCCGTGGGGCTACGCGCTCATCGCGGTCGCCTCCCTGTCCCTGCTGTGGCGCACCGCCTTCCCCTGCGCCGTCGGACTGGTTTCGGTGAGCGCGGCGACCGTCTACTACCCCCTGGGGTTCCCCGACGGCGTGGTCATGGCCTGCACCGCCGTCATGCTCTACAGCCTGGTCCGGTGGGGGTACCGCACCTTCGGCTGGACCCTGGGGATCGTGCAGTTCCTGGCCGTGAACGGCTACGAGCTGGCGGCCAACGAGACGTTCCGCCCCGAGGCACTGGGCATCGTCGGGTGGGTGCTGGTGCTGCTGTGCGCCGGCGAGGTGGTGCGCTGGCGGCAGGAGTACCTCAAGGCGGACCGCGAGCGCGAGGCCGAGGCCGACCGCACCCGGGAGGAGGAGCTGCTGCGGCGGGCCTCCGAGGAGCGGCTGCGGCTGGCCCGCGACGTCCACGACACGGTCGCGCACAACATCTCGCTCATCAACGTGCAGGCGGGCACCGCCCTGTACCTGATGGAGAGCGAGCCGGAGCGGGCCTCCCAGGCGCTGGCCACCATCAAGCAGACCAGCAAGGACACGCTGGTGGAGCTGCGCGCCATCCTCGGGGTGCTGCGGGCGGCCGACGAGGGCGCGCCGCGCTCCCCCGTCGCCGGGGTCGACCGGATCGACGAGGTCGCGGAGGCCGCCCGGGGCGCCGGGATCGCGGTGGAGGTGAAGGTCGCCGGCACCCCCGTGCGGCTGCCGGTGGGCACCGACTCCGCCGCCTACCGGACCGTGCAGGAGGCGCTCACCAACGTGGTGCGCCACGCGGAGGCGGACCGGGCCACGGTGCTGGTCGACTACCTCCCCGACGCGGTGGTGGTGGAGGTCGCCGACAACGGGCGCGGCACCCTGGGCTCCCCCGCCGCGGGCAACGGCATCAGCGGCATGCGCGAGCGGGCCGCCCTGGTCGGCGGGACGGTGGACGCGGGACCGCTGGAGGGTGGAGGATTCCGGGTGCGGGCCCGGCTGCCGATAACGGGTTCCGAAGAACGAACGGGGTGA
- a CDS encoding response regulator has protein sequence MIRVLLADDQALVRAGFRALLDSADDIQVVAEASDGEEAVRVARAERPDVVLMDIRMPGVDGLAAAARIIAEPALEKTRIIILTTFDLDEYIFEALRSGVSGFLVKDTEPRDLLQAVRVVHRGEALLSPGITRRLISDYTSRPRANAEPSPRLNGLTDREREVVALVGRGLSNEEIARELVLSPATAKTHVSRAMVKLGVRDRAQLVVLAYESALVTPGWSGRNP, from the coding sequence TTGATCCGCGTACTGCTCGCCGACGACCAGGCGCTGGTGCGGGCCGGCTTCCGCGCCCTCCTGGACAGCGCGGACGACATCCAGGTGGTCGCCGAGGCCTCCGACGGCGAGGAGGCGGTGCGGGTGGCCCGCGCCGAACGCCCCGACGTGGTCCTCATGGACATCCGCATGCCCGGGGTGGACGGCCTGGCGGCGGCCGCGCGCATCATCGCCGAGCCCGCCCTGGAGAAGACCCGGATCATCATCCTGACCACGTTCGACCTGGACGAGTACATCTTCGAGGCGCTGCGCTCGGGGGTGAGCGGGTTCCTGGTCAAGGACACCGAGCCGCGCGACCTGTTGCAGGCCGTGCGGGTGGTGCACCGGGGCGAGGCGCTGCTGTCGCCGGGGATCACCCGGCGGCTGATCTCGGACTACACCAGCCGCCCGCGCGCGAACGCGGAGCCGTCGCCGCGCCTGAACGGCCTCACCGACCGGGAGCGGGAGGTGGTGGCGCTGGTGGGCCGCGGGCTGTCCAACGAGGAGATCGCCCGGGAGCTGGTGCTCAGCCCCGCCACGGCCAAGACCCACGTCAGCCGGGCCATGGTCAAGCTGGGCGTGCGGGACCGGGCGCAGCTGGTGGTGCTGGCCTACGAGTCGGCGCTGGTGACCCCCGGCTGGAGCGGACGGAACCCCTAG
- a CDS encoding spermidine synthase — MGGRGTREDDEVVGAPGMELLADADRAESWFLVVDGTPQSHVDLSNPGHLDFSYVRRIAHAADLVAPAREPVDALHLGAGALTLARYIAHTRPGSRQRAVDVNAPLVELVRRRLPWDRRAQLRVGIGDAREWIAARHDASADLIVSDVFAGARTPARLTSVEFYAEAARVLRPGGLLAVNVGDGGALAHTRGQVATVREVLPHVALSAEPGVLRGRRFGNLVLTASHGPLPVDELSRRAHRDPEMARLLSGGELDRFASGRGPVRDTGAVDSPAPPDGVF; from the coding sequence ATGGGCGGACGCGGGACACGGGAGGACGACGAGGTCGTCGGGGCGCCGGGCATGGAGCTGCTGGCCGACGCCGACCGGGCCGAATCGTGGTTCCTGGTGGTGGACGGCACGCCCCAGTCGCACGTGGACCTGTCAAACCCCGGGCACCTGGACTTCTCCTACGTACGGCGGATCGCGCACGCCGCCGACCTGGTCGCCCCCGCCCGGGAGCCGGTCGACGCCCTGCACCTGGGCGCCGGGGCGCTCACCCTGGCCCGCTACATCGCGCACACCCGCCCGGGTTCGCGCCAGCGGGCGGTGGACGTGAACGCCCCGCTGGTGGAGCTGGTGCGGCGGCGGCTGCCCTGGGACCGGCGCGCGCAGCTGCGGGTGGGGATCGGCGACGCCCGGGAGTGGATCGCGGCCCGGCACGACGCGAGCGCCGACCTCATCGTGTCCGACGTCTTCGCGGGGGCCCGTACCCCGGCCCGGCTGACGTCGGTGGAGTTCTACGCCGAGGCCGCCCGGGTGCTGCGCCCCGGCGGGCTGCTGGCGGTGAACGTGGGCGACGGCGGCGCGCTGGCGCACACCCGCGGCCAGGTGGCGACCGTCCGGGAGGTGCTGCCGCACGTGGCGCTGTCGGCGGAGCCGGGAGTGCTGCGCGGCCGCCGGTTCGGCAACCTGGTGCTGACCGCGTCCCACGGGCCGCTGCCGGTGGACGAGCTGTCCCGGCGGGCCCACCGCGACCCGGAGATGGCCCGGCTGCTCTCCGGCGGGGAGCTGGACCGGTTCGCCTCCGGCCGCGGCCCGGTGCGCGACACCGGCGCGGTCGACTCCCCCGCACCGCCCGACGGCGTCTTCTGA
- a CDS encoding cytochrome ubiquinol oxidase subunit I, whose translation MFDDPLLLARLQFAFTAATHFMFVALTLGLAPYILTAQLRATLSGDRERMSAVRFWGGLYLVNYGMGVLSGLVMELQLALNWSGLQEMYGYSFGAPLALETMTAFFIESTFLGLWIFGWDRMGRWAHLGCFAVVTATAYLSAWWVLVSNGFLRNPVGFEMVDGVAHLTDPVALMTNPAATMAFGHIVTGALLVGAAVIIATSAYHLRRGNDPQRMFSRGIGYGALVMVLLPIPVAGFGGVQFGLFGQDPPTSGQTYSAAEIEAIEAAGSGVHAGVGTAAEVFMMGMWGLMFLLGPVLLLGWVIARVSKSARRLRGALYPLAVLPFLPYLASVGGWVFRETNRQPWTVVHHLTTADAVTPMSPAAAATSFGLFTLAFALLAGTTWWLLVRFARRGPEGGPLAERRDDGAAPAESSTPVPTF comes from the coding sequence ATGTTCGACGATCCCCTCCTCCTGGCGCGGCTCCAGTTCGCGTTCACGGCGGCGACGCACTTCATGTTCGTGGCCCTGACCCTGGGGCTGGCGCCCTACATCCTCACCGCCCAGCTGCGGGCGACCCTGTCCGGCGACCGGGAGCGGATGTCCGCGGTCCGCTTCTGGGGCGGGCTGTACCTGGTCAACTACGGCATGGGCGTGCTCTCCGGGCTGGTCATGGAACTCCAGCTGGCGCTCAACTGGAGCGGCCTCCAGGAGATGTACGGCTACTCCTTCGGGGCGCCGCTGGCCCTGGAGACGATGACGGCGTTCTTCATCGAGTCCACGTTCCTGGGGCTGTGGATCTTCGGGTGGGACCGGATGGGCCGCTGGGCGCACCTGGGGTGCTTCGCGGTGGTCACCGCGACGGCGTACCTGTCGGCCTGGTGGGTGCTGGTGTCCAACGGGTTCCTGCGCAACCCGGTGGGCTTCGAGATGGTGGACGGCGTCGCCCACCTGACCGACCCGGTGGCGCTGATGACGAACCCCGCGGCGACGATGGCGTTCGGGCACATCGTGACCGGCGCCCTGCTGGTGGGCGCGGCGGTGATCATCGCGACGAGCGCCTACCACCTGCGGCGCGGGAACGACCCGCAGCGGATGTTCTCTCGGGGCATCGGCTACGGGGCGCTGGTGATGGTCCTGCTGCCGATCCCGGTGGCGGGCTTCGGCGGGGTGCAGTTCGGTCTGTTCGGGCAGGACCCGCCCACCAGCGGCCAGACCTACTCCGCGGCGGAGATCGAGGCCATCGAGGCGGCCGGCAGCGGGGTGCACGCCGGCGTCGGGACCGCCGCGGAGGTCTTCATGATGGGCATGTGGGGCCTGATGTTCCTCCTGGGGCCGGTGCTGCTGCTGGGCTGGGTGATCGCCCGTGTGTCCAAGAGCGCGCGGAGGCTGCGGGGGGCGCTGTACCCGCTGGCCGTGCTGCCCTTCCTGCCCTACCTGGCGAGCGTCGGCGGGTGGGTGTTCCGGGAGACCAACCGCCAGCCGTGGACCGTCGTGCACCACCTGACCACCGCCGACGCGGTGACGCCGATGTCCCCGGCGGCCGCCGCGACCTCCTTCGGGCTGTTCACGCTGGCGTTCGCGCTGCTGGCCGGGACGACCTGGTGGCTGCTCGTGCGGTTCGCCCGGCGCGGCCCCGAAGGCGGCCCGCTGGCCGAGCGCCGCGACGACGGCGCCGCCCCGGCGGAGTCCTCCACCCCCGTCCCCACGTTCTGA
- a CDS encoding YlxR family protein yields MVAEDGPDRPTRTCVGCRSRAVQSDLVRMVAEGTAVIPDVRGRRPGRGAYLHDDRRCLEAAERRRVWSRAFRRGPGDGGWDVSRVEALFGVTPHDPPADPSR; encoded by the coding sequence ATGGTTGCCGAAGACGGTCCCGACCGTCCCACGCGCACGTGTGTGGGGTGCCGGTCGCGGGCAGTCCAATCCGACCTCGTTCGGATGGTGGCCGAGGGCACGGCCGTCATCCCCGACGTTCGGGGTCGACGTCCGGGTCGCGGTGCCTACCTGCACGACGATCGGCGCTGCCTCGAGGCGGCCGAGCGCAGGCGGGTGTGGTCACGCGCCTTTCGGAGGGGACCGGGCGACGGTGGGTGGGACGTTTCACGTGTGGAGGCGCTGTTCGGTGTCACCCCGCACGACCCGCCGGCGGACCCGTCCCGATAG
- the rimP gene encoding ribosome maturation factor RimP: MGAQAREERIAELLEPVLAAAGLDLEAVELTPAGKRRVLRVVVDSENGVDLDTVGEVSQEVDTALESSDVMGELPYVLEVTSPGVDRPLTLPRHWRRSRGRLVQATLAEGGGITGRVTEADDEGVTLDVEGRPRTFTYAEIGKGRVQVEFRRAADTDAAD; this comes from the coding sequence ATGGGAGCGCAGGCGCGTGAGGAGCGCATCGCCGAGCTGCTGGAACCCGTCCTGGCCGCGGCCGGGCTGGACCTGGAGGCCGTCGAGCTGACACCGGCCGGCAAGCGCCGGGTGCTGCGCGTGGTCGTGGACTCCGAGAACGGGGTGGACCTGGACACCGTCGGTGAGGTCAGCCAGGAGGTCGACACGGCCCTGGAGTCCTCCGACGTCATGGGCGAACTGCCCTACGTCCTGGAGGTCACCTCCCCCGGGGTGGACCGTCCGCTGACCCTGCCCAGGCACTGGCGCCGCTCGCGCGGGCGCCTGGTGCAGGCCACCCTCGCCGAGGGCGGCGGGATCACCGGTCGGGTCACCGAGGCCGACGACGAGGGCGTCACCCTGGACGTCGAGGGTCGTCCCCGCACCTTCACCTACGCCGAGATCGGCAAGGGCAGGGTGCAGGTGGAATTCCGCCGTGCCGCCGACACCGACGCGGCGGACTAG
- the rbfA gene encoding 30S ribosome-binding factor RbfA: protein MVDAARARKIADRIQRIVAEMLDRRIKDPRLGFVTVTDARITADLRDATVYYTVFGSTEDRAASAAALESAKGLIRSEVGRQTGIRHTPSLTFVIDEVQENAQHIEELLVKARQSDAEVAQRATGASPAGEADPYKAPREAEDDDEDEE from the coding sequence ATGGTTGACGCCGCACGCGCGCGAAAGATCGCCGACCGCATCCAGCGCATCGTCGCCGAGATGCTGGACCGACGGATCAAGGACCCGCGCCTGGGATTCGTCACCGTGACCGACGCGCGCATCACCGCCGACCTGCGGGACGCCACGGTGTACTACACGGTGTTCGGCAGCACCGAGGACCGGGCCGCCTCCGCCGCGGCGCTGGAGAGCGCCAAGGGCCTCATCCGCAGCGAGGTGGGCAGGCAGACCGGCATCCGGCACACGCCGAGCCTGACCTTCGTCATCGACGAGGTTCAGGAGAACGCCCAGCACATCGAGGAGCTGCTGGTCAAGGCGCGGCAGTCGGACGCCGAGGTGGCCCAGCGGGCCACCGGCGCCAGCCCGGCGGGCGAGGCCGACCCCTACAAGGCGCCGCGTGAGGCCGAGGACGACGACGAGGACGAGGAGTAG
- the nusA gene encoding transcription termination factor NusA, with amino-acid sequence MSVLRSLEREKDISVELVARAIEDALLIAYHREEGPDKKARVELDRSTGHVTVWVAELDEEGDVVGESDGTPTNFGRIATSTAKQVILQRLRDAEDELTLGEFAGREHDIVSGIIQQGKDPRNVLVDLGRIEAVLPPQEQVPTETYTHGERLRAYVVQVRKGHRGPSVTLSRTHPNLVRKLFELEVPEIADGTVEIAAIAREAGHRTKMAVRSNRGGVNAKGACIGPLGSRVRNVMAELHGEKIDIVDYSDDPAVFVANALSPARVNSVEILDMAARVARVIVPDYQQSLAIGKEGQNARLAARLTGWRIDIRSDAEVPQDADEAEDGTGAGGRGAATDG; translated from the coding sequence ATGAGCGTTCTGCGCAGCCTGGAACGCGAGAAGGACATCTCCGTCGAGCTGGTCGCCCGGGCCATCGAGGACGCGCTGCTGATCGCGTACCACCGGGAAGAGGGCCCCGACAAGAAGGCCAGGGTCGAACTCGACCGCTCCACCGGGCACGTCACCGTGTGGGTGGCCGAGCTGGACGAGGAGGGCGACGTCGTCGGCGAGTCCGACGGCACCCCCACCAACTTCGGCCGCATCGCGACCTCCACCGCCAAGCAGGTCATCCTCCAGCGCCTGCGCGACGCCGAGGACGAGCTGACCCTGGGCGAGTTCGCCGGGCGCGAGCACGACATCGTCTCCGGCATCATCCAGCAGGGCAAGGACCCCCGCAACGTGCTGGTCGACCTGGGCCGGATCGAGGCGGTGCTGCCCCCGCAGGAGCAGGTGCCCACCGAGACCTACACCCACGGCGAGCGCCTGCGCGCCTACGTGGTGCAGGTCCGCAAGGGCCACCGCGGCCCCTCGGTGACCCTCTCGCGCACCCACCCCAACCTGGTGCGCAAGCTCTTCGAGCTGGAGGTCCCCGAGATCGCCGACGGCACCGTGGAGATCGCGGCCATCGCCCGTGAGGCCGGCCACCGCACCAAGATGGCGGTCCGCTCCAACCGGGGCGGCGTCAACGCCAAGGGCGCCTGCATCGGCCCCCTGGGCAGCCGCGTGCGCAATGTCATGGCGGAGCTGCACGGGGAGAAGATCGACATCGTCGACTACTCCGACGACCCCGCGGTGTTCGTCGCCAACGCACTGTCCCCGGCGCGGGTCAATTCCGTGGAAATCCTCGACATGGCCGCCCGGGTGGCCCGGGTGATCGTTCCCGACTACCAGCAGTCGCTGGCGATCGGCAAGGAGGGCCAGAACGCCCGCCTGGCCGCGCGTCTGACCGGATGGCGCATCGACATCCGCTCCGACGCGGAGGTCCCGCAGGACGCCGACGAGGCCGAGGACGGGACCGGCGCGGGCGGTCGCGGCGCCGCGACGGACGGTTAA
- a CDS encoding DUF503 domain-containing protein — MYVGALTLDVLLGDVHSLKQKRSVVRPVIAELRRKFSVSVSEVGEHDLYRRAKIGVAVVAPTAAHAREQMDTCERFVAGRPELELLSARQRLFNEEED; from the coding sequence TTGTACGTTGGGGCGCTGACCCTGGACGTCCTTCTGGGCGACGTCCACTCGCTCAAACAGAAGCGTTCGGTGGTGCGGCCGGTCATCGCCGAGCTGCGCCGCAAGTTCTCGGTGTCGGTCTCCGAGGTGGGAGAGCACGACCTGTACCGTCGCGCCAAGATCGGCGTCGCGGTGGTCGCCCCCACGGCGGCCCACGCCCGGGAGCAGATGGACACCTGCGAGCGCTTCGTCGCGGGCCGTCCCGAACTGGAGCTGCTGTCCGCCAGGCAGCGGCTCTTCAACGAAGAGGAAGACTGA
- the truB gene encoding tRNA pseudouridine(55) synthase TruB: MAESGVVVIDKPADWTSHDVVAKTRGLARTRRVGHAGTLDPMATGVLVLGIEKGTKLLGHLTLTEKAYDATLRLGLTTNTDDAEGEPGERVDASGVTDEAVHEAVRALTGEIMQVPPQVSAIKVDGVRAYKSARKGQEVELKARPVTVSAFEVTGIRRVTDEAGTFVDVDASVVCSSGTYIRSLARDAGAALGVGGHLTALRRTRVGPYDLAQARTLDQLAEEFTQVPLAEAVAAAFPSRALTEEETRRVRHGNRIDPTDQGRGPIGLFAPDGRVIALAENRRDHMKPLVVFEPA; the protein is encoded by the coding sequence ATGGCCGAGAGCGGCGTCGTGGTGATCGACAAACCCGCCGACTGGACCTCGCACGACGTGGTCGCCAAGACCCGCGGGCTGGCCAGGACGCGCCGGGTCGGACACGCGGGCACCCTGGACCCGATGGCCACCGGTGTCCTGGTGCTGGGGATCGAGAAGGGCACCAAGCTCCTGGGCCACCTCACCCTGACGGAGAAGGCGTACGACGCCACCCTCCGGCTGGGGCTCACCACCAACACCGACGACGCCGAGGGCGAGCCGGGGGAGCGGGTGGACGCCTCGGGGGTGACCGACGAGGCCGTCCACGAGGCGGTGCGGGCGCTCACCGGGGAGATCATGCAGGTCCCGCCGCAGGTCAGCGCGATCAAGGTGGACGGCGTGCGGGCCTACAAGTCGGCGCGGAAGGGCCAGGAGGTCGAGCTGAAGGCCCGCCCGGTCACCGTCTCCGCGTTCGAGGTCACCGGCATCCGCCGGGTGACCGACGAGGCGGGGACGTTCGTGGACGTGGACGCCTCCGTCGTCTGCTCCAGCGGCACCTACATCCGCTCCCTGGCCCGCGACGCGGGCGCCGCCCTGGGCGTCGGCGGCCACCTGACGGCGCTGCGCCGCACCCGGGTGGGCCCCTACGACCTGGCGCAGGCGCGCACCCTGGACCAGCTGGCGGAGGAGTTCACCCAGGTCCCGCTGGCGGAGGCGGTCGCCGCGGCCTTCCCGTCGCGCGCGCTCACCGAGGAGGAGACCCGGCGGGTGCGGCACGGCAACCGGATCGACCCCACCGACCAGGGGCGGGGGCCCATCGGCCTGTTCGCCCCCGACGGCCGGGTGATCGCGCTGGCGGAGAACCGCCGCGACCACATGAAGCCCCTGGTGGTCTTCGAACCCGCCTAG